The bacterium genome includes a region encoding these proteins:
- a CDS encoding C25 family cysteine peptidase, with protein MSFFLSIVSLILGLPAKQPNLENVVKIFVDEDGLYRITYFDLLDAGINPLEINPTKIRLTNRGKCIPVYFSAGTTKSSQWNKNDYLEFYGTFNRGSTAYYDEYTDTNVYFLHWTNPNLSPQWYRVIGKPQSKWNGIIKAQSEIDYLNKIHREEKFIHSRWVNIDAAERWFWMELAAPTKKKLLFTVPSLSSDTTKQCSVRIKFFGVSRLPQNPDHYVVISLNGYPLGEIRWDGATEFLYTNDSVPIGYFKVGSNSLEISLPGKEGDPKHLASEIDVVFLSWFEIDCWQQLVATNNDIQFQLSDKDLQHTFPSGLRIKNFTYPNICIYNLSNTTKYEPIVIPKLGLLKQTTYFAYFEPEKADLPQSYFACTENRIKTPFRIEKQWIGKWRNPEISAEYIIISPSEFNEILKPLVELRKQQGLLAELVNIEDIYNEFNFGIINPQAIRDFLFYAYHHWKSPRLKYVLLVGDASWDMKGSLNLAEGRTYIPMHYFASSAGYAASDNWYVCLEGEDSIPELAIGRIPSHSVSETEAVINKILEYELQAEFGPWRQSVLFLATPREWTDQINLELMKHVVPNQMNSLPRYATPETIESVVITPQNVIEWFNEGAWLVHFTGHASPFHLDVGRPGEEGQPETVGYKDRGFFGVRHITKLQNKKKYPLVILMTCYANEFDSMWSDGIGEALLKVDKAGAIACVGGTYRVSQASFEMFDKAFLRRIFQSTTPIRLGDAFLDAKREVNNEEINNLYTLLGDPGLLISIPEPIPCKIERIETTTSDLGIISVTDGSGMWANEFTRGIIQLRTQSGDLISSFLVPNNQMKWNAQFAISGAYRTIPLVITINLWNEYSKRFAAARELVAPVTPHYNEADPKTEE; from the coding sequence GTGTCGTTTTTTTTATCTATAGTTAGTCTCATTTTAGGACTACCAGCGAAACAGCCAAATTTAGAAAACGTAGTAAAAATTTTCGTTGATGAAGATGGACTGTATCGAATAACCTATTTCGATCTACTTGATGCAGGAATTAATCCGTTAGAAATCAATCCAACCAAAATTCGATTAACTAACAGAGGAAAATGTATTCCAGTATATTTTTCCGCGGGAACCACAAAATCAAGTCAATGGAATAAAAATGATTATCTCGAATTCTATGGAACATTCAATCGTGGTTCAACAGCTTACTATGATGAATATACGGATACGAACGTTTACTTTTTACATTGGACAAATCCCAATTTATCTCCGCAGTGGTATAGGGTAATTGGAAAACCGCAGTCAAAATGGAATGGCATTATCAAAGCACAATCTGAAATAGATTATCTCAATAAGATTCATCGGGAAGAAAAATTCATCCATTCCCGTTGGGTAAATATTGATGCTGCTGAACGATGGTTTTGGATGGAACTTGCTGCACCAACGAAGAAAAAATTACTGTTCACGGTTCCATCGTTAAGTAGCGATACTACAAAGCAGTGTAGCGTTCGTATAAAATTTTTTGGTGTATCGCGGTTACCGCAAAATCCAGACCACTATGTCGTGATTTCTTTAAATGGATATCCTCTCGGTGAAATACGATGGGATGGAGCAACCGAGTTCCTTTATACCAATGATTCTGTCCCAATAGGATATTTTAAGGTCGGAAGTAATTCGTTAGAAATATCGTTGCCAGGTAAAGAGGGCGACCCGAAACATTTAGCGTCGGAAATCGATGTAGTTTTTCTTTCTTGGTTTGAAATAGATTGTTGGCAACAGCTAGTCGCAACCAATAATGATATTCAATTTCAACTCTCAGATAAAGATTTGCAGCATACTTTTCCTTCCGGATTACGAATAAAAAATTTTACCTACCCGAATATTTGTATATATAATCTCTCTAATACTACTAAATACGAACCGATAGTAATACCCAAATTGGGTTTGTTAAAACAAACGACTTATTTTGCCTATTTTGAACCTGAAAAAGCCGATTTACCGCAATCTTATTTCGCGTGCACTGAAAATCGGATTAAAACCCCGTTTCGAATAGAGAAACAATGGATTGGTAAATGGCGGAATCCTGAAATATCAGCAGAGTATATCATTATTTCTCCATCAGAATTTAATGAAATTTTGAAGCCTTTAGTCGAATTGCGAAAACAACAAGGGTTATTGGCTGAACTCGTTAATATTGAAGATATCTATAATGAATTTAATTTCGGAATAATCAATCCGCAAGCGATTCGTGATTTTTTATTCTATGCTTATCACCACTGGAAATCCCCCCGATTGAAATATGTTCTCTTAGTTGGGGATGCGAGTTGGGATATGAAAGGAAGCTTAAATTTAGCTGAGGGGCGAACATATATCCCGATGCATTATTTTGCATCGTCAGCGGGATATGCTGCTAGTGATAACTGGTATGTTTGTTTAGAAGGAGAAGATTCGATACCGGAACTCGCAATAGGTCGAATCCCATCGCATTCGGTATCAGAAACAGAAGCGGTAATCAATAAAATTTTGGAATATGAATTGCAAGCAGAATTTGGTCCCTGGCGTCAATCAGTATTATTTCTAGCAACTCCACGGGAATGGACTGACCAAATCAATCTTGAGTTGATGAAACATGTTGTACCCAATCAGATGAATTCTTTACCGCGCTATGCAACGCCGGAAACCATTGAATCGGTAGTTATTACACCGCAAAATGTGATAGAATGGTTTAATGAAGGAGCTTGGTTGGTTCATTTTACTGGTCATGCGAGTCCGTTTCATTTGGATGTTGGCCGACCGGGTGAAGAAGGACAACCCGAAACTGTCGGATATAAAGATCGCGGATTTTTCGGTGTAAGACATATAACCAAGTTACAAAATAAAAAGAAATATCCGTTAGTTATTTTGATGACTTGTTATGCAAACGAATTTGATTCCATGTGGTCAGATGGAATAGGGGAAGCATTATTAAAAGTCGATAAAGCTGGTGCAATTGCCTGTGTTGGAGGTACCTATCGAGTTTCACAAGCTAGTTTTGAAATGTTTGATAAAGCATTTTTACGTCGAATATTTCAATCAACTACTCCAATAAGACTCGGAGATGCATTTTTAGATGCTAAACGAGAAGTTAATAACGAAGAGATAAATAATTTATATACTTTATTAGGTGACCCTGGATTACTAATCTCAATTCCAGAGCCGATACCATGTAAAATCGAACGAATCGAAACAACCACATCGGACCTAGGAATAATTTCGGTAACCGATGGGAGTGGAATGTGGGCAAATGAGTTTACACGAGGAATCATTCAGCTTCGGACACAATCAGGTGATTTAATATCTTCCTTTTTGGTACCGAATAATCAAATGAAATGGAATGCACAATTTGCTATCTCGGGTGCTTACCGAACAATTCCGTTAGTCATAACAATAAATTTATGGAATGAATATAGCAAACGATTTGCTGCGGCTCGGGAACTGGTAGCTCCAGTAACACCACATTATAATGAGGCAGATCCAAAAACAGAGGAGTAG